The following proteins are co-located in the Calliphora vicina chromosome 2, idCalVici1.1, whole genome shotgun sequence genome:
- the mtRNApol gene encoding DNA-directed RNA polymerase, mitochondrial, with amino-acid sequence MYRLLTINRVAIENSRLAVYGYKKHVVGLRDSCSGGGIVGRQNANAFLLQPARYQLINNDHQKAVYCHLQQNFQLTKPVVQCQGIVEKVTSTVGRDATTTALMLSARSQSTTPTNAEVQLKKNKKVKKPRFAKYVELLEVTDTAANDRKSRVKRLKAKKLQDFITKTQQEIIKKIENKKLKAKTKTKSNKKAATPSSILLQPIEYQKINMEALDSSLLETGSYDDKPMIFFGKDEELISKQILNNPEQIQQIIKSFHNFRDIIESLENDQIENDAYSMTASKHGLDEDMIDPLDSPEPYVSPDIIDDHVTKSHHKIATVTEKSKPRFKSKIHHNELQERLAKERALRLNLTTYLNVCVSVGLQNRGLSTLLTYRQRAQKHSSTNNLITIDLYNILLHGYAEKGSFERFREIFALVEEDGLRFNEQTYAAIFECLGRLETSAENTDKIQMYIKKAEEMGLTVNQIMDKSKFIDDQRDIALDAIQRVLPDFQPIYTPPVLEYKNPLLDNLNEKVLPAEENVFERNTAYDKCDGSEIMNSKLGYNKEQLEEMARKQLEIELDGCITIKSIEKSKEFTNAEYCREKLKELETQWRSQISNAIVRDLNTLKAQIRYKPQGYMNYYTYLKTLDSSEYADILLKEIYKQAEGSETFSPTVGQLYKELGQKVQQRFQIEQKKKNGTLEKIGDIYSAYCDVWDHANTSDNTRQIWQRLVHKERVSGPSMDIREVAWPSNVLTGVGRFLYNILMRDIKIDTYVMRQKQKTKQQNLLPAFYTLFRNQGRMVKEEVKPHPVLARLLRASRQQTLTFDSNLVPMLCPPQPWSTPHNGGYLLNKSDLIRLPLQAIQQWERINSMPSQNIYPALDSLNQLASVPWRVNTDILDVIIEVFQNGGNDKLDVPQPPNSLPALPSIPEKDSTISNADRAKLFKEKMGHRRKQAEMYSLWCDTLYRLSLANHYRDKVFWLPHNMDFRGRVYPVPPHLNHLGSDLARSMLIFDQPQPLGVDGFSWLKLHCINLTGLKKRDSVRERLLYAEEALPDILDSADNPLNGRKWWTKSDEPWQTLACCIEIAKVYRSPNPEEYLSRFPIHQDGSCNGLQHYAALGRDKAGAISVNLAPAPIPQDVYSAVAALVEKTRKLDAENGLHVAQALDGFVRRKVIKQTVMTTVYGVTRYGARLQIARQLKDIDDFPKDWVWPASTYLTTKTFESLREMFTSTREIQDWFTECARLISGVCGKNVEWVTPLGLPVVQPYNRHEFKHTQRSNGRVSETMSTDMYEKPNVMKQKNAFPPNFIHSLDSSHMMLTSLHCERDGLTFVSVHDCFWTHACTVPQLNKICREQFVALHSQAILEDLSQFLKQKYSFRESDFSHDDSAEDLSKRHLNRVLCQMPQKGDFDLRNVLDSIYFFS; translated from the exons ATGTATCGTTTATTAACGATCAATCGAGTGGCCATAGAAAATTCTCGTTTAGCTGTGtatgggtataaaaaacatgtggTGGGTCTTAGAGACAGTTGTAGTGGTGGTGGAATTGTTGGTAGACAAAAtgcaaatgcatttttattgCAACCGGCTAGATATCAACTCATAAACAATGATCACCAAAAGGCCGTGTACTGTCATCTACaacaaaatttccaattaaCTAAACCCGTAGTTCAGTGTCAAGGAATTGTTGAGAAAGTCACATCAACAGTGGGCAGAG atGCTACTACAACTGCCTTAATGTTGAGTGCCCGTTCACAATCTACAACGCCAACAAATGCTGAGGTTCAGttgaaaaagaataaaaaagtaaaaaaacccCGCTTCGCAAAATATGTGGAACTCTTAGAAG taACTGATACTGCCGCCAATGATCGTAAGTCACGGGTGAAACGTTTGAAGGCCAAAAAGCTGCAAGATTTTATTACCAAAACACAGCAggaaattattaagaaaatcgaaaataaaaaactgaaagcAAAAACTAAAACGAAATCAAATAAAAAGGCTGCAACGCCTTCTTCAATATTACTACAGCCCATTGAATATCAAAAAATCAATATGGAAGCATTGGATAGTAGTCTTTTGGAAACTGGCAGTTATGATGATAAGCCAATGATTTTCTTTGGCAAAGATGAGGAACTCATTTCAAAGCAAATCCTCAACAATCCCgaacaaatacaacaaattatCAAGAGTTTTCATAATTTTCGAGATATTATTGAGAGTCTGGAGAATGATCAAATTGAAAATGATGCTTACAG tatgACTGCTTCAAAACATGGCTTAGATGAAGATATGATAGATCCTTTAGACTCGCCTGAACCCTACGTATCACCCGATATCATAGATGATCATGTTACAAAAAGCCACCACAAAATAGCCACAGTTACAGAGAAATCAAAACCCAG atTTAAATCCAAAATCCATCACAATGAACTGCAAGAACGTTTAGCCAAAGAAAGAGCCCTACGACTAAATCTCACCAcgtatttaaatgtttgtgtttCAGTGGGTCTACAAAATCGTGGCCTATCAACTCTACTAACCTATCGCCAAAGAGCCCAAAAGCATAGCtcaacaaataatttaattaccATAGATTTGTACAACATTTTGTTGCATGGCTACGCCGAAAAGGGTTCATTCGAACGTTTTCGTGAAATATTCGCTTTGGTTGAAGAAGACGGCTTGAGATTTAATGAACAAACATATGCGGCCATCTTTGAGTGTTTAGGACGTTTAGAAACGTCTGCTGAAAATACCGATAAGATACAAATGTACATTAAAAAGGCTGAAGAAATGGGCTTGACCGTAAACCAAATTATGGATAAATCGAAATTTATTGACGATCAGCGTGATATTGCTTTAGATGCTATACAACGAGTACTTCCTGACTTTCAACCGATTTATACACCACCAGTTTTGGAATATAAAAATCCACTGCtagataatttaaatgaaaaggtTTTGCCTGCCGAGGAGAATGTATTCGAGAGAAATACTGCATACGATAAATGTGATGGTTCTGAGATAATGAATTCCAAATTGGGCTATAATAAAGAACAACTGGAGGAAATGGCCAGAAAACAATTGGAAATTGAGTTAGATGGTTGCATAACAATCAAATCTATAGAGAAATCTAAAGAATTCACAAATGCTGAATATTGT CGTGAAAAACTTAAGGAATTGGAAACTCAGTGGCGTTCACAAATTTCCAATGCAATTGTTAGAGATTTAAACACCTTGAAAGCTCAAATTCGTTATAAACCACAAGGTTATATGAATTACTACACGTACTTAAAAACATTGGATAGTTCTGAATACGCCGACATATtactaaaagaaatttataaacagGCAGAAGGTTCTGAAACATTCAGTCCCACAGTGGGTCAATTGTACAAAGAATTGGGACAAAAAGTTCAACAACG CTTTCAAATTGAACAGAAAAAGAAAAACGGTACCTTAGAGAAAATCGGTGATATTTATAGTGCTTACTGCGATGTTTGGGATCATGCTAATACCAGCGATAACACCAGACAAATCTGGCAACGTTTAGTACATAAAGAACGCGTTTCTGGTCCCAGTATGGATATAAGGGAAGTGGCTTGGCCATCAAATGTTTTGACGGGGGTGGGACGTTTTCTTTATAATATATTAATGCGTGACATTAAAATTGATACCTATGTTATgcgacaaaaacaaaaaactaaacaacaaaatttactaCCAGCCTTTTATACGCTATTCCGTAATCAGGGTAGAATGGTAAAGGAAGAGGTAAAGCCTCACCCCGTTTTGGCTAG actATTGCGAGCATCTCGTCAACAAACTTTAACTTTTGATTCGAATCTAGTACCTATGCTGTGTCCTCCCCAACCATGGAGTACTCCTCACAATGGTGGttatcttttaaataaatccGATTTAATTAGATTACCGCTCCAA GCCATACAACAATGGGAACGTATTAACTCCATGccttcacaaaatatttatccTGCCTTAGACTCTCTAAATCAGTTGGCCAGTGTTCCCTGGCGTGTAAACACAGAT attttagATGTAATTATTGAGGTATTCCAAAATGGCGGCAATGATAAATTGGATGTACCACAGCCACCCAATTCTTTGCCAGCCCTACCTTCCATACCTGAAAAAGATTCCACAATATCGAATGCAGATCGCGCCAaactatttaaagaaaaaatgggCCATAGACGCAAGCAAGCTGAAATGTACAGTTTATGGTGTGATACTTTATATCGCCTATCACTGGCAAATCAT tatcGCGATAAAGTCTTCTGGCTGCCTCACAATATGGACTTCAGAGGCCGCGTTTATCCAGTACCGCCCCATCTCAATCATTTAGGTTCGGATCTGGCACGCTCTATGCTAATTTTCGATCAGCCTCAACCTTTAGGTGTGGACGGTTTCAGTTGGTTAAAATTACATTGCATTAATCTCACTGGTCTTAAGAAACGCGACTCTGTTAGAGAACGTCTACTGTATGCCGAAGAAGCCCTGCCAGACATTTTAGATTCGGCTGATAATCCACTTAATGGTCGCAAATGGTGGACAAAATCTGATGAACCTTGGCAGACGCTGGCTTGTTGCATTGAGATAGCTAAAGTCTATAGATCGCCCAATCCCGAAGAGTATTTAAGTCGTTTTCCCATACACCAAGACGGCTCCTGCAATGGTCTACAGCATTATGCCGCATTGGGACGTGATAAAGCGGGTGCCATAAGTGTAAATTTAGCACCAGCGCCCATACCCCAAGATGTTTACAGTGCAGTGGCGGCGTTGGTAGAAAAGACCCGTAAATTAGATGCTGAAAATGGTCTTCATGTAGCGCAGGCGCTAGATGGTTTTGTTAGACGTAAAGTAATCAAACAAACTGTCATGACTACTGTTTACGGAGTAACTAGATATGGAGCCAGATTACAAATTGCTCGACAACTAAAAGACATCGATGATTTTCCCAAAGATTGGGTGTGGCCTGCTTCCACCTATTTGACCACCAAAACGTTTGAAAGTCTGCGTGAGATGTTCACCTCTACCAGAGAAATACAAGATTGGTTTACGGAATGTGCCCGCCTGATATCGGGTGTGTGTGGTAAGAATGTTGAATGGGTAACACCTCTGGGATTGCCAGTTGTACAACCCTACAATAGACATGAATTTAAACATACCCAAAGATCAAATGGACGAGTATCTGAAACTATGTCCACTGATATGTATGAGAAACCCAATGTTATGAAACAGAAAAATGCCTTTCCTCCCAACTTCATACACTCGTTGGATTCATCACACATGATGTTGACTTCGCTGCACTGTGAACGTGATGGCTTAACCTTTGTTTCGGTACACGATTGCTTTTGGACACACGCCTGTACGGTGCCCcagctaaataaaatatgccgCGAACAGTTTGTAGCCCTGCATTCTCAAGCAATTTTAGAAGATTTATCTCAGTTCCTTAAACAGAAATACAGCTTCAGAGAAAg tgatttttcTCATGATGATTCCGCCGAAGATCTTTCGAAACGTCATTTAAATCGAGTTCTATGCCAAATGCCGCAAAAAGGAGATTTCGATTTACGTAACGTCCTTGATTCAATATACTTTTTCAGTTGA
- the LOC135949828 gene encoding brachyurin, translating into MSQQLCSQCVEVCCRKQSPIMNCSTVIVVSFLTALLLLLTMAKADRKRGKSYVDNRSPRSRTDERGGPGRGFPNWPGNEEDYIVQNWRRKCEKYNIVNSVKSYITGGLKAEMDMFPYLVGLLMYQPPRVYQCGGSLITERYVLTAAHCLYRTVEARVYLGSYIYANAESAAYVYNVTTRDFIIHESYGRQGFNDDIALINLPKPASLSDKVRLINLAPSYMTQIFLQGEVVTTAGWGRISDNNTKLNEQLYYTDTRIIGYEKCMCYYLPGLVNRRSHVCADGTGGSGSCDGDSGGPLVYQHKDMAYQVGVTSFGSAGGCEIGFPTVYSRITNYLSWISRKTGLKVQ; encoded by the exons ATGAGCCAACAGTTGTGTTCACAATGTGTCGAAGTGTGTTGTCGCAAGCAGTCTCCAATAATGAACTGCAGCACAGTAATTGTCGTTAGTTTTCTAACTGCTCTACTGCTACTACTAACAATGGCTAAAGCTGATCGGAAAAGAGGAAAATCGTATGTTGACAATCGTTCCCCACGAAGTAGAACTGATGAGAGAGGAGGACCGGGGCGAGGTTTTCCTAATTGGCCCGGTAATGAAGAGGATTATATAGTCCAAAATTGGCGACGTAAATGTGAGAAATATAATATTGTCAACTCAGTTAAAAGTTATATCACTGGAGGTCTCAAAGCAGAAATGGATATGTTTCCATATTTGGTGGGTCTACTAATGTACCAGCCACCGAGAGTATATCAATGTGGAGGTTCTTTGATAACAGAACGTTATGTTTTAACAGCAGCCCATTGTTTGTACAG aactgTTGAGGCTCGCGTGTATTTGGGGTCCTACATATATGCAAATGCTGAAAGTGCCGCCTACGTATACAATGTCACCACACGTGATTTTATCATACACGAAAGTTATGGACGCCAGGGTTTTAATGACGACATTGCTTTGATTAATCTACCAAAGCCTGCCTCACTGTCAGATAAAGTGAGATTAATTAATTTAGCTCCCAGTTACATGACCCAAATATTTCTGCAAGGAGAAGTTGTTACAACTGCTGGTTGGGGTCGTATTAGCGACAATAATACCAAACTAAATGAGCAACTTTATTATACGGACACACGCATTATAGGCTATGAAAAGTGTATGTGTTATTATTTACCCGGTTTGGTAAATAGACGTTCGCATGTGTGTGCGGATGGCACTGGAGGAAGTGGCAGCTGTGATGGTGATTCGGGAGGACCTTTAGTGTATCAACACAAAGATATGGCTTACCAGGTGGGAGTAACATCGTTTGGCAGTGCGGGTGGTTGTGAAATTGGTTTCCCTACGGTTTATTCTAGGATAACAAACTATTTGAGTTGGATTTCCAGAAAAACCGGTCTAAAAGTACAATAA